One window of the Triticum dicoccoides isolate Atlit2015 ecotype Zavitan chromosome 3B, WEW_v2.0, whole genome shotgun sequence genome contains the following:
- the LOC119281049 gene encoding uncharacterized protein LOC119281049, which translates to MVKLATARDCRAYSLGATGGETSRNRRWEYINAGVYVFAAVLLLAGFLAQLWSWAVSTKAGLAVAVVGLLGVLAVNAHDLLAHVAGVDYNLGLAGLDTQFVLVELAAPAVQLAGAALTLVALILFEIQMERGHRRGLEKHGLNLLIAGPALWCLGSIHNMCQVYERANGHVQILQKSVHIPFLLGSTLFFIGGVVNRNDVHGHSSHSFTLLGRSWAWYCLFGSLLFLAGGLLNLLKVFKMQQMGGRGLEKLRGGAQERLSREREGKVPLILEEGRRGKHGGNVGDTWAPPAPRYEPRAPPVPPPPEGSYKDAVVSGGN; encoded by the exons ATGGTGAAGCTAGCCACGGCGCGGGACTGCCGCGCATACAGCCTCGGCGCCACGGGCGGCGAGACGTCGCGCAACCGGCGGTGGGAGTACATCAACGCCGGGGTGTACGTcttcgccgccgtcctcctcctcgccggcttcCTGGCGCAGCTGTGGTCGTGGGCGGTGTCCACCAAGGCCGGCCTCGCCGTGGCCGTCGTCGGGCTGCTGGGCGTGCTGGCAGTGAACGCGCACGACCTGCTGGCGCACGTCGCCGGCGTCGATTACAACCTTGGCCTGGCCGGGCTCGACACCCAGTTCGTGCTCGTCGAGCTCGCCGCCCCCGCCGTGCAGCTCGCCGGCGCCGCGCTCACCTTGGTCGCGCTCATCTTGTTCGAAATCCAG ATGGAGAGAGGGCACCGGCGTGGCCTGGAGAAGCACGGCCTGAACCTGCTCATCGCCGGGCCAGCGCTGTGGTGCCTCGGGTCCATAcacaacatgtgccaagtctacgaGCGAGCCAACGGGCACGTCCAGATCCTCCAGAAGAGCGTGCACATCCCGTTTCTGCTCGGCAGCACCCTCTTCTTCATCGGCGGCGTCGTCAACCGGAACGACGTCCACGGCCACTCCTCCCACAGCTTCACCCTACTG GGGAGGAGCTGGGCGTGGTACTGCCTGTTCGGGAGCTTGCTGTTCTTGGCGGGAGGGCTGCTGAACCTGCTCAAGGTGTTCAAGATGCAGCAGATGGGCGGGCGGGGGCTCGAGAAGCTGCGCGGCGGCGCGCAGGAGCGGCTTAGCAGGGAGAGGGAGGGCAAGGTGCCTCTCATCCTGGAGGAGGGCCGGAGGGGGAAGCACGGAGGCAATGTAGGGGATACCTGGGCGCCGCCGGCGCCGCGGTACGAGCCGAGGGCTCCGCCcgttccgccgccgccggagggttCTTACAAGGACGCTGTCGTGAGCGGCGGCAACTAG